The genome window TGCACACGAGCATATAGACAAGCACAGATGTCAATCAGCCCTTCACAAACCTATATAACTAGATAGTTTTCCAGCAGATATTCCAGAGCTCCACAGACATGGAAACACTCCACAATTACTCCCATTCCCAAGAAGAACAGCCTAAAAGTCCTGAAAGACCCAAGATCCATAGCCCTCACCTCCCTCGTCACATTATCAACGCCACAGCTTCAAAGACGGATCCCCTTCAGTTTGCATTCCACGCTAAGAGAGGGGTGGATGATGCCAAACTCTAAATATTGAATGCTGTCCATGAACACCTAGAAGTCCCAAATTCTCCGGCTCCTCTTCGCGGATTTCTCGTCTgcctttaacaccatccaaccacatgctggctaaaaaaaaaaatctcaaccTGGATAATCAGCTAATTCTGTGGATCATTAAGTTTTGTACCCAAAGAACACAGAAGGTGCTGGTCAATTGAAAGATTCTCTGACATAAGATACATGTCCACTGGCTCACCACGGGGCTGGGTCCTCTCACCACTGCTTTTTATCTTGTACACAAATGATTGTAGAAGCTGCCATCCTGATCGCCATCTAGTGAAGTTTACTGACGCTGTTCTCCTTTCCCTGCTATCTGGTTCTGTCCAAGATCATGGGCCTGTCCTCAGTGAGGGTGGAAGGGTGTGATCGCTCTTTTTTGGAGCTAAATGTTTCAAAGACTAAGGAGATGTTCATTCACTTCACCAACCATGGAGGACACAGGGCTGCCAAACCAATCTGTGAGTTACCAGTTGTAGTTGTACACGAACACAAATACCTGGGCACTGTAATTAGGTGGGTCATTCTACAAAAACGTGCCATTTTAAAACTGTAAAACAATTAATTATAATTAACAATATTTAATTTAGTTGCTGTGATATGACAAAAAATGATTTGCTAGGGGTATAAAGGTCCATGTATTCATACTAAACCgttcaatacagatgtgtacCATATAAAGTCTTTAATTGTAATCAACAGTAGGCTTTTTTGCGTGCGGACCATGTTTCAAATGTGGGTTCCCACACAAATATATTAAGTGGTGAACCATATGTCAGTTTAGTCAATTAACGtcaaaaacatttgacactttcaaaatactattcccGCTGTGCATCAGCAATGCTCTCGAGAATGCACACCATGTGGTCTCATCTTGTCAACCACATGGCTAGTAATGACCAATAACATATTTCGTCGACCCTGTTACTGTCAACATTGTTACTTCTATAATACTCtaatataataaaaataaataaaagacaaaTGTAAAATAATCTCAGATGAATGTAAAATAACCTCAGATGATTGTAAAATAGAGCAATATTCCACTCAAATACATTCACGTATGGAAAAAACATTttcaacattcaacattttccATTTACGAACACTCTTAATGTAAACAGATTTATCTTTCATGATCAGAATTGATCTAAATATGACTTAAAACATTTTCAGATACAAATTGATTTCTTTGTAACAGGGTTGACaaagcacacatgcatgtttattatttgcaaaataaataaataaggtaACCCGAGATGTCATTGCATATTTTTAAGGATCTGCTTTATCCAAACAGGTGCTTCAAGACTTTTAAAACAGAAGatatttggaaagctaaatggcACGTTTTTGTAGAATGATCCAGGCACATTCAGATACAACAGTTCTAAGAACACAGTTCTACCAACTACTGACTAGAGATGCTACCATGTCGTTTGTGGCAAGTCCCCCCACTTGATGGCCATCTTGCAATGCACTTTGGGCAGTTATCGGGCAGCTATTTTGGGCACACTGCGCGTgggcaaggcttcacaacaccaaactgcgagatcacaacacattattggcacgatgtattcacaacatactacatgattggcacgatgtgttcacatgtcaacttttggcagcggaaggggcgggatatgtgtacaCAACaacgaactaaccccatacatttctatggaggagtCTTTGAGTGCTGCGTCTCATTAGAGTCTCTGATCCTACCCCTACAACTACACAGTTCCTGGGGCTTTTTTCTGTTTGCATTCCCGCACAGTAGGAACTCTGAGAGGACTTCACACACATTAGTAGCCCAATTATTTCATGGACATAAAATAACTGACACACTAAAAGCTCATGGTATCAGGAAGCATAAAAAAAGAATCAGCCTTGTTAATAACATTTCTTCTCAGTCTCTGCAGCCTTCTCATGCAGTTTTTCATGCAGATGGCGCATCTTCTTACTGCAAGACACGCAAGCTGCTTGACTTGATTCCACTTCCGAGCCTACACAACGACAGCGAATTGCAGCTTGCGTGTCATAGTTTTCTGAAGTGGTTTGTGTGTAGGATGTTAGGATGATTTTCATGTGAAATGCAATTCTCATTTCTTCTGAAAACCTAAATAAATCCGAGAATgcttatcggacatgcttggtttttactgcagtaGGCTAACATTAATCTTAGAGCCACTGGTCACCTGATTAATGTTACATCCAAAGCTAAAATAActttagcattggttgagtgatggaggctaaTTTGATTGTTGTCGTATTTGTAAAACATAAACGCAGTTATACTGAGtatattgataacagcactgtaattgtctctttcgactgtcatcccattcactttctgATCATACTGAGAGGAGCTAAGTTAGTTAGCCACAGTGCATTTAGCTAATGCCATGGTTTGCCAGTGGAAGTATGATGCATCCTTAAAAACACTGGACTGGGACAGTTCTGTTTGCTAAAACTGTTAAGCTGCTGTTGACTCGTTCACCAACACCGTCACATCATTCAGACTATCCGTGGTGGTCCTGTCAGTGCTGTCAGTGAGTGTAAACTGTTACATTAAGCTCACGAAGACTGCACATGAAATAAATGTGCGCATATGAAACAAGACTTCTGAGCTAACGTTAATTCCCAAACACTCACATATCCTGCTCCTTAGTTTTagtcttcattttttttgcctttCAACAAAGGTGCTTACACCAAGCAAAGAAGTGCATGGTTTTCAAAGGCTAATAGTAAAGTAAAAGTAATGTTTTGCTCACATAGCCCACAATGTAGACATGTGCAATGGGGGTTATCAAAGGTGAAAAGACTATACACTACTtatttagtttaaaaaaaaaaaaatactgtataagAGCCTTTCGTTAGGAAACCAGATAGTTAAGCCTATTTAAACAGATAATGTCCACCttgattagtttttaaattGTGTTGGTTAAAAATGACTATTGGCCGATATATTGGTTATCGGCTTTTGACATTCTCAAATATCGGTCTTTAAAATCCCATATCGGTCAGGCTCTACTACGCACAGGGAAAAATACCCTACCCCAAAGTAGGAGCTCAAATACTTATAGGAACTGAGGACAAATACAGAGGAACTCTTTAATCCCCAGTTCCATGCTGTCTGAATGTGTGGCAGTATTTCCTGAGGAAGCTATACTACTAAATTTATGTAATTAATTTACTTCAGAGTAAATTTGGCCTACCTTTTCTCACGCATAAGAGAAATCTCGCTCACATGCAGGGATGCCAATTATAGATCTCACAATCTGAGCAATATTGGAAAATAAATGAGCATGCTTTCTCCACCTTGACAAGAGAGTCATTTTTAGGTGTTTTTTAATTAATGTAAGCAACCACTTTGTTCTGAAAGATTAAAAAGCATGAGATTTttaaaagtgaaagtaggcctataggtgaGTAGAAAGTTTTGGGAGGGAGCGTGTGCACAAAATTGATGCATTTGAAATGCTTTTATGAACTTGAAGGCATGTTATTGTGGATGTGTTACTAAAATATGTATAAAATATTGTTGCGCATGCACCCCTGTGTCCAACCCAACCCACATCCGCATCCaacacgtaagggataatgtatagaacaccggtcattattgggaaaataaatgCGGGTCACCCGTTGGATACCCGTGGGTACCTGAACCCCTGCAggactctggtgtgtgtgtgtgtgtgtgtgtgtgtgagtgagtgagtgagagagcgtgAGCATCATCATACCTCGGCAGGTGCAGGGACTTCTTTGGGCTCGTGGCCTCGTGCCTCTTCTACAATATTCTTCTCCTCGATgggctggaaaaaaaaatatataccaaCCAGATGAGTATGGGAGTCATGTGTGAAagcctgtttgtgtttgtgtttgtgtgtgtttgtttgtgtttgtggcacCATCATACCTCGGCAGGTGCAGGGACTTCTTTGGGCTCGTGGCCTCCAACCTCTTCTAGAACATTCCTCTCCTCGTtgggctgaaaaaaaaaaaaaaaaaaaaaaaaaaacacataccaACCAGATGAGTGTGGGAgcatgtgtgaaagtgtgtgtgaaagtgtgtgtgtgtgtgtgtgtgtgaaagtgtgtgtgaaagtgtgtgtgtgtgtgtgtgtgtgtgtgtgtgaaagtgtgtgtgaaagtgtgtgtgtgtgtgtgtgtgtgaaagtgtgtgtgaaagtgtgtgtgaaagtgtgtgtgtgtgtgtgtgtgtgcgtgtgtgtgtgcatgtgtgtgtgtgcatgtgtgtgtgtgtgtgtgtgaaagtgtgtgtgaaagtgtgtgtgtgtgtgtgtgtgtgtgcgtgtgtgtgtgtgtgtgtgtgtggcaccatCATACCTCAACAGGTGCAGGGACTTCTTTGGGCTCGTAGCCTCGCGCCTCTTCTAAAACATTCCTCTCCTCGTTGGGctgagggggagaaaaaaagatgagTTTGGGAGTCATGTGTTgaagcgtgtttgtgtttgcgtgtgtgtgtgtttgcgtgtgtgtgtgtgtgtgtgtgtgtgtgcatgcgtgcgtgcgtgtgcgcgtgtgtgtgcgtgcgtcatGCAGCAGTGAAGAGAGGACAGGTTGACACTGACTACATGGGCAGACAGTGGGAAGGAATGCGACAGGAACATGAGAGGGGAGtgtgagataaagagagagagagagagagaacagaaaggaAGGGGTGAAGTGGTGAGGCGGGTGAACGAGAGCAGAGGTGGACAAAGAACAAAGATGTGGACACTCGGAGGGTCACACGGTGCTAGAGGGTAGGTGCCGTGTAAGAGAGGGGAGGGCTGGTGGAGCGACTCACCGTGACCAGCGGGTAGTCGGTGGCCGGCCGGGTCTTGCCCTGGCTGGTCTCCCGGAGGAACTGCTCAGCCACGAAGGCCTCCTTCAGGCCAGGGAACAGGTTCTCATACTCAGTAGGGTCGGCCAGAGACTCTGCTGCCTTCTGGTTCACCTTAGACAGAGACTCCCTCCACAGTTTCACCACCCTGAGCgtgcgtgcacacgcacacacacacacacacacacacacacacacacacgcaaaacagTACAACAGAGAATTGTGATGCTTTATTACAAGGAATCTCATTTCAAATCTTATTTTGAGAGACTATTCTTCGttcacattcacatacagtcACATTTTCACATCCAGTTGGATGAGAATGGGAATTGATGAAAATTAAGTGCTCCAAAACCACAAGTTATATGTAGAAGAGCTACGCTGCGTGAGCTCACCTGGACACCTGGCTGGGCAGGTAAGTACGGGCGAGGAAGGCCGCCTCAGGTAGGCGGTTGGTTCTGATGAGGAGCTCCAGGCAGTGGTCCAGTCtggggagagaaacagacacgGACACTCAGAGGAGAGTGGAACATTTATCTGAAACATTTATCTCTACAGTTTTTGATTGACTGAATCATGACCTAAACCGTTTCAACAGTGATTGTACGGCAGTTCAACACAGGACACCACCTCAGATGTAAGCAAAACTTGACTTCCGCAACTTTTCCCAATTTTCCTGAAGAGTTTGTGGATTACACCTTTGATGACTGGTCCGGATGCATATGACATGTCTTAGGAGGCTGTACCATGCATGCACGCAAACTTACTTCCCCTGCAGGAAGTAGGTCATGAATGCCACGTTGTTTTTGCCGTCGCGTTCCGCTCCCTCGGCCAGCTTGCCCACCATGGCAGCGTTGCCCGAGGCGGTGGCTAGCAGCAGCAGGCCCCCGTAGTCCTGGGCGTGGTGGAGGCACTCCTGCGCCAAACCAAACTGGCACTTGCTGATGGCCAGCTCTGCCAGCTGCTTCCACTTCTGCTCCGACtgtgggggcgggggtgggggtagggtggcgggggggggggggggggggggcagagccgTGTGAGGAGGTTTGCATTGGACTCGCCACCAGAAATAACAACGCTCACCCACTTTAAATATTGATACTTCTAAAATGCCAGTGTGCTGGCGTGTTTGCTTGAGCATTTTTTCGGTTCAAAGCAAATATGTGGCCCTCTGCAGACGGACCTGTAGATGGTTTGAACTGGCATGGGGTAGATTGAAACAGGGCCTGTGCTCACCTCGGCCTCCACAGCCAGCTGATAGGCGATCTTGAGCTCTCCCAGCTGCAGGGCCAGCTCAAACCTGTGCTCTGGGTCAGTGGACACGGCCAGAGCCTGCTGCTTGAAGCCCTggagcacaagcacacatatacattccaTTAATCAATCAATTCACCATTCACTTGTGGTCTATGGCAGAGTCCTAATAAGAGATATCCCATCAGAAACATCAACGGTGCAGCAATAAGATACTACAGATAGGATGTTTCACCTGTTTCTCCAGGAAGTGGGCCACGCGGGTCCTCTGTTCTTTGGGGATTGTGGGTAGGACCTTGTCGGCCATGCTGAAGTCTCTGCGCATGACTGCCGTTTGGTACTCCAAAACTGACACCAACAATGAATAGCTGACGATGTTCAGCTCTTTATCGCCCAAGTACAGTCGGTCATCCTTAGGGATGTAGCCCAGCAAGTACATGGTCCTaaaatcacaatcacacacacacacacacacacacacacacggagattAAGACCTCAGACTGCCTTTCCTCCAGCCTGTCCCGGTAACTATATTTTGCTGAATGAAACAGGCGGGCAATATTGCGGTCTGCAAAAGTTATTGTCGATAAGTAATTATTGTGACCGGTTTCTCATTAAAGAATGTAAAAGTATCATAATTGGTATACAAACACAACAAATCATCACAGTCCAAGTGACtgatgtcatttgtgtgacattgtttttcacattttttccgTTATAGGCGTACCTGTCCAGGTGAGCGATGGTGACGATCTCTCCTCCAACATAGTAGTTGAGTCTGTTGACAGAGCTGGTGTAGATGAAGCAATCTCCCACCCACAGGCCTGTCTTCACAATCTCCTGAATCTCCCCCAGGACCTGAGTGGAGCCagcacggacacacacggacgcgcgcgcacacacacacacacgcgcacacacacacacacgcgcacacacacacacggacacacacacggacgcgcgcgcacacacacacacacacacgcgcgcgcgcacacacacacacgcgcgcgcacacacacgcgcgcacacacacacgcgcgcacacacacacacgcgcgcgcgcacacacacacacacacacacacacggacgcaggGAAGAAAGGCAGAATATGTTTACACAGCTGGACATACAGCACATTCCATCACAGTTCACACAGTCCAACCATCAACAAGAAGAGCGGGAGAGCGGCAGATCTACAGAGATTTCCATACATCCTGACCCTTATCAAGGAAAACAGTGCAGCTTACTGTGCCACCACCAGCTTATCCTTTAGTGAGCGTGTGCGTTCCAAATCGGGTCCTTACCTCAAAAGCGTCCTCAATGCCGTCCTCGGTCACTCCCTCGTTCGTCTCCTGGGAGGTGGCCACCTTCTCGGACAGGTAGCGTAGGATGAAGAAGGACTCCTCTGTGGCGATGCACACCAGCTCTCCAGAGTCGGACCAGAAGATCTGAGAGGAGAAATAGAACCGTGAGAACCCGGCAGGATGCCAAGGGAGAACCCCTGCATACAGCAATGCATTCTAACCTTACGGGAAAGACTAGTGAGCTGTACACATGGCTATCTAAATCTCTAATGTACTCTAATCAGTGGGAATTTGAATGTGTTTGCattagtactgtatgtatgtatgtggtgtgtgtgtgtgtgtgtgtgtgtgtcgaaaaCTCACATGTTTAGGCTGGATCTCAATGCGCCGAATCAGCTCTGTGTTTTCCCAGTCATAGAAGGCCAAGCCATTCACAGAACGGACGCCCAGCAGGAAACCACCATAAAtacctgacaacacacacagagccatcgATGAGATGcatgaacatacagtacaccggTTAACAGAATAGTCTTGGTTAGCGGTTAGCAGAATAGTCTTGGTTAGCGGTTAGCAGAATAGTCTGGGTTAGcggtagggctgcacgatttggATTTTTCTGACTGATATTGCGATTGTgatatgatttttgaatgtcaattAATTGATTCAGTTCCatattccaaatgtctcttTAATTTCCCATGCTGCTTTACGCGcacaattttattcacgctgctaggcagcctggattctatggacttcgttttcacctcaacgaaggaaccaatcacagaacagagggagggcagcaagacgatgacgacacaccgaagccgttatgagctacgtacagacgcatttgatagacattcgtagcgcccaatcaacggctctgggcattcgtaaaacacgtttcaaatacgagaaaatgaatgtctagttcccagaccccctctcaatgagatgaggtctgacgttagccaggctagggtTAGCGGTGTAGTCTGGCTCATCTTACCTTCTGCACCAAAGTCAGGCTTAAAAGATTTCTTCTCCTTGAAATTCTTGAAGATTTTTACCACACTGCTGGACTCCCTGATGGCATACCTGTGGCAGGTAGGAGGTGTACACCAGACTTTTAAAAAGCAGAATAACTATAAAAACACCAAAGTGATCCACTTTGTAGGATGCACTATGACAACACTAACAAACTTGCTTatatattaaaggtgctctaagcgatgccacacattttttaggccaaaatattttttgtcacttactgcaaacatcacctcaccatccactagctgcctttgtcctgaaaacactgtAAAACAAATGCGATCCCTGTGGCagtccaggctccaaaaacagcaacaaaaacaacctgggcaaacctagcccataaaacataacaaactgttccagcaaatcacagacgagatgctcgtttaggagagtttcaattgcacgggagggagggggaggaagtagcgaggtagctctctgttttgttcgaatgtcaacagaagtgacgttacccagcaacgcttagagcacctttaacgtGATTTAGTAAAATGCTGCCAGTCTTTCATAAGACAAGCTGGAAGAACTTGTGGAGGTCACATTGGACACCTGAGACGCAGTACTTACTCTGAGGAGTCGTGGGCCCAGACAAACTCCTGTGCTGACCCGAAGCTCTTGTTCCTCAGAGCCATGGCTGTGTAGATGATGTACTCTCCGTCTCCACACACCACAACAaacctgaggacacacacaggccagaggAGGGGTCACACCCACTATGCTACACCAGGGCCATGAGAGCAGAGGGGTGCGTTCAAATGTGCAAGCATAGGCCAAAGTTTACAGCAACCGTTTTCTGCTCGTTTTTTAGTTCACCACAAACGTTTACGAACACTTTTGCAAATCAGCTGAGGAGGTAGCTCTCCATGAACATACAGGAGTGCTGGAAAAAGGTTTACCGTGATGGAATGTTTTCACAAAAATGGTTCAAATTTAACAGTTCAAAGAAAACTTGTTTGCCATGAATGTTTACGTCTGTTCAAAGAATTTGAACGCACTGCAGGAACATCTTATCTCACTCATATACAAAATTATGAAGTAATTTTTTAGTAATGGCAATGTATCTGAATGGTGACTAATGAAATGGCAGATGCTAGTTGTGTGGTTCCCATGAACTCGCCTGCCGTTGGGGTTGTGCTGGATGGTCTGAGGGTAGATCTCACAGCTGCCCATGTCTTTGACAGCCAGAGGAAGTCTCTCGCCGTCCTTAATCTCCGTGTCCCCCATGGCCTTCAGGTTGGCCTGCTGCACCTCCGAGTGTTTGGCCCAGATAATCTTTCCATTGGTGTCCATGGACATGGCTGGCTCCTCACGACCCAGCTAGATCAAACCAAAAGACAAGAGAAGACCCATAAGCCCAGTGCAATTTCAGTTCTCCAGAAAACAATGCAGAAACAAGAAAATGACTGAAAATGATGAACATGTAAGAAAGGCAGCTATTGTGTTATTTTATATTTCTGAAATGCATGACACCTCATAGCCTTAAAAATCACATGTATACTATACAGCTATACAGATCACACATGTATACTATACAGCCATAATTGACATAATGGCACTACTTCTAGATCTACAAGTTGTTTAACTCTAAGCTGGCTACttgtgtacatactgtagaaAGTTTACTGCCATCTCTGAAGGGTCAAGTTAGGTGTCTGACATTGTCAACAAATGCAACTGCCGGACATTACCTTGATGATGATGCTGCCTTCATCATAGCCCAAGGCCACGTTGTTGGAGCCACGCAGGCcgcacacgcaccacacacgcTCCATGCCATAGTTCAGCGTGCTCTCCAGGCGGTACGTACTGGAATGCCAGATACGCACCGTGCCTTTGGGGGAAGAGACGAGACCACACAGATATCAGGTCAGCACCAAGGGGACAAGTTTTTTGTGTGacaatgtgagagagacagacagacagacagagagagagagagacagagagagacagagagaaagacagagagagagagagaggactgtgtgtgtgtgtgttgattggaccataaacggccacagcaacttttctattattgtgttacatgttccaaatgtaaagcactttgagctgcattctgtgtatgaaaggtgcaatacaaaggtgctatacaaatattaaattattattattatttatgtgtgcgtgagagagagagagagagagagagagagagagagagagagagagagagagagaaaaaaaacacaccatcCTCTGAGCCTGTGATGATGATGGGCAGCTCTGGGTGGAAGCTCACACAGGACACGTTCTGAGCATGGCCCTCCAAAGTCTGCACACAGGTCTTAttctgtggagagagaggaggcaggaggggggcattttaatacatgcaagagagagaaattcAGTCTGACCATTTGACCTGATGAAGGCAGGACACCTCACCTGGTAGTCCCAGATCTTCACCAGTCTGTCGTCTGCCCCTGATATCAGGTAGGGCTTGTCTCCTCCGCTGTAGTAGTCTATGCAGTTCACTCCTTTCTCGTGGCCCTCCAGCGTGAAGTTAGGGGAGTTGGAGCCCAGCTGCCATACCTTCAACACATGAGACAGGCAGACACTGAGCACCCCTTACAAACTCAACCACTCATCCTGCAACATCACCGATtgcaagagaaagaaatagagacatgttgtttttctttgtttgttttttgcatCCACACATTTCACCTCTCAGTCCATATCGCACTCATGCACTTTGCTGGCATACTGACTCCATATACTGACATGGACATTTTCGCTCGTTTTGAATAGtttttgtaaaataaataagtaaaagtTGTCCCTTCTATACTTGTCCTCCTGTGATCTGGTTATGGCCTTTGAGCCAGGCCgtaacatgcacagacacacaggttcGCATTACTTTCATAATACACACGCAAATATACTGTACGCACTTGAATAAAATAGGATGTGTAACTGACATATAGtccagcagaaacacacacacaaacacacacaaagtaagtTCTGAAGTGCTGGGCTGGCATGCTGCTCCTTCATGAAGTACCTTAATGGTTCTATCCAGGGAAGCACTGGCAAACTGGTTGTTGTCTTTCGGGTTGATGACGATCTGCATGACGTAATGTGTGTGGCCCTCAAACACCTGACTGCACGTCCACTTCTTATCCCAGTCCCAGAGCTTGATGAGCATGTCATCTTGAGATGCggagaggagaaaaacagaATTAAGGGCAGCCTTAAAAATCTGCAAAACTTCTGATAAAAGAGGCTAATGACAGCAGTTAACAGCACGTCTGATTTCTGATGTTGCTTTCTTTTGTACCTACCGCTGCTAGTGAGGATGTAAGGCTGTGTGGGGTGGACAGCGATGCAGCGGATGTAGTCAGAGTGTGCCTCAAACATGTGAACACGCTCCAGTGTGTTGTAGTTAAATACACGAATTTGCATGTCATCCTAAAAAACAAACCCAACAATAACAATGAGaaaccacacaaaaaaaaataactcaaaatgtaatgagCATAACCACAAAGAAAACAACTTACTGCCCCAGTAATGACCCAGTTTTTCCTGGCAACAAACTTGGATGCTCGCACAGGTAAATCACAGACCTCAAAGGTCTTCACCAGGGTCTGGAAAACAGGTGCCACACACATTAAATACATAGGTAGCAACTATTAAATGGAGTGCAGGGAATGGGTGGACGGGAGTACAGAACTCACTTGTGTTTCGTGGTTCCAGACGCACACGCTGCCATTGTAAAGGCTCGCCAACATCCATGGTTCAGTCGGGTGTAGGTCAACGCTCTTGACGCGGTCTGACCGGGCCGTTAGCTTGCGCTTGATGTCCAGCCGGAGAGGCTAGAAAACAGGCAGACTTTACTCAATATAATAATCACACATATGACAGTAACAGCATCAAAGTGCATCGTATAAGCGTACTAGAAGCCTGTGATTTAATCGCGGATACATAGGCTAAATGATATTTCTAATGGGCAAATATTGGAAaacagttgtgtttgtgttttaagaCAAATCATAGCAATGAA of Alosa sapidissima isolate fAloSap1 chromosome 1, fAloSap1.pri, whole genome shotgun sequence contains these proteins:
- the copb2 gene encoding coatomer subunit beta' isoform X5 is translated as MPLRLDIKRKLTARSDRVKSVDLHPTEPWMLASLYNGSVCVWNHETQTLVKTFEVCDLPVRASKFVARKNWVITGADDMQIRVFNYNTLERVHMFEAHSDYIRCIAVHPTQPYILTSSDDMLIKLWDWDKKWTCSQVFEGHTHYVMQIVINPKDNNQFASASLDRTIKVWQLGSNSPNFTLEGHEKGVNCIDYYSGGDKPYLISGADDRLVKIWDYQNKTCVQTLEGHAQNVSCVSFHPELPIIITGSEDGTVRIWHSSTYRLESTLNYGMERVWCVCGLRGSNNVALGYDEGSIIIKLGREEPAMSMDTNGKIIWAKHSEVQQANLKAMGDTEIKDGERLPLAVKDMGSCEIYPQTIQHNPNGRFVVVCGDGEYIIYTAMALRNKSFGSAQEFVWAHDSSEYAIRESSSVVKIFKNFKEKKSFKPDFGAEGIYGGFLLGVRSVNGLAFYDWENTELIRRIEIQPKHIFWSDSGELVCIATEESFFILRYLSEKVATSQETNEGVTEDGIEDAFEVLGEIQEIVKTGLWVGDCFIYTSSVNRLNYYVGGEIVTIAHLDRTMYLLGYIPKDDRLYLGDKELNIVSYSLLVSVLEYQTAVMRRDFSMADKVLPTIPKEQRTRVAHFLEKQGFKQQALAVSTDPEHRFELALQLGELKIAYQLAVEAESEQKWKQLAELAISKCQFGLAQECLHHAQDYGGLLLLATASGNAAMVGKLAEGAERDGKNNVAFMTYFLQGKLDHCLELLIRTNRLPEAAFLARTYLPSQVSRVVKLWRESLSKVNQKAAESLADPTEYENLFPGLKEAFVAEQFLRETSQGKTRPATDYPLVTPNEERNVLEEARGYEPKEVPAPVEPNEERNVLEEVGGHEPKEVPAPAEPIEEKNIVEEARGHEPKEVPAPAEILDELEDDLDNMELDDIDTTDVNLDDDFLDD
- the copb2 gene encoding coatomer subunit beta' isoform X2, whose translation is MPLRLDIKRKLTARSDRVKSVDLHPTEPWMLASLYNGSVCVWNHETQTLVKTFEVCDLPVRASKFVARKNWVITGADDMQIRVFNYNTLERVHMFEAHSDYIRCIAVHPTQPYILTSSDDMLIKLWDWDKKWTCSQVFEGHTHYVMQIVINPKDNNQFASASLDRTIKVWQLGSNSPNFTLEGHEKGVNCIDYYSGGDKPYLISGADDRLVKIWDYQNKTCVQTLEGHAQNVSCVSFHPELPIIITGSEDGTVRIWHSSTYRLESTLNYGMERVWCVCGLRGSNNVALGYDEGSIIIKLGREEPAMSMDTNGKIIWAKHSEVQQANLKAMGDTEIKDGERLPLAVKDMGSCEIYPQTIQHNPNGRFVVVCGDGEYIIYTAMALRNKSFGSAQEFVWAHDSSEYAIRESSSVVKIFKNFKEKKSFKPDFGAEGIYGGFLLGVRSVNGLAFYDWENTELIRRIEIQPKHIFWSDSGELVCIATEESFFILRYLSEKVATSQETNEGVTEDGIEDAFEVLGEIQEIVKTGLWVGDCFIYTSSVNRLNYYVGGEIVTIAHLDRTMYLLGYIPKDDRLYLGDKELNIVSYSLLVSVLEYQTAVMRRDFSMADKVLPTIPKEQRTRVAHFLEKQGFKQQALAVSTDPEHRFELALQLGELKIAYQLAVEAESEQKWKQLAELAISKCQFGLAQECLHHAQDYGGLLLLATASGNAAMVGKLAEGAERDGKNNVAFMTYFLQGKLDHCLELLIRTNRLPEAAFLARTYLPSQVSRVVKLWRESLSKVNQKAAESLADPTEYENLFPGLKEAFVAEQFLRETSQGKTRPATDYPLVTPNEERNVLEEARGYEPKEVPAPVEPNEERNVLEEVGGHEPKEVPAPAEQVSVQQTEPLEAEPVAEAPLVEVPAVQAPVVEAPAVGASMFASVMAAVAAPVAAAVAAVSAPTPEPAAEEEAAEEEEEEAAEASMFASVMAAVAAPVAAAVAAVSAPTPEPAAEEEEEAVVEVPVEEVAAPVKEVAPTEEEVASAEKDVAPAEKDVAPTKEEVAPVEEEVAPVEEEVAPVEEEVAPVEEEVAPVVVEVAPVEEEVAPVEEEVAPVVAEVAPVVDIVAPVVDVVAPVVEVVAPVDGVVAPEEEKTPTAAAATAAAAAADDLEDDEILDELEDDLDNMELDDIDTTDVNLDDDFLDD